A single genomic interval of Paralichthys olivaceus isolate ysfri-2021 chromosome 7, ASM2471397v2, whole genome shotgun sequence harbors:
- the LOC109624575 gene encoding suppressor of tumorigenicity 7 protein homolog isoform X2, whose protein sequence is MFGTESSLSMFLNTLTPKFYVALTGTSSLISGLILIFEWWYFRKYGTSFIEQVSVSHLRPLLGGVDSSSPTNSNTSNGEADSNRQSVSECKVWRNPLNLFRGAEYNRYTWVTGREPLTYYDMNLSAQDHQTFFTCDSDHLRPADAIMQKAWRERNPQARISAAHEALELEDCATAYILLAEEEATTIMEAERLFKQALKAGESCYRRSQQLQHHGTQYEAQHRRDTNVLVYIKRRLAMCSRKLGRTREAVKMMRDLCVFQLMKEFPLLSMFNIHENLLESLLELQNYADVQAVLAKYDDISLPKSATICYTAALLKARAVSDKFSPEAASRRGLSTAEMNAVEAIHRAVEFNPHVPKYLLEMKSLILPPEHILKRGDSEAIAYAFFHLQHWKRVEGALNLLHCTWEGTFRMIPYPLEKGHLFYPYPICTETADRELLPTVFHEVSVYPKKELPFFILFTAGLCSFTAMLALLTHQFPELMGVFAKAFLSTLFAPLNFIMEKVESILPSSLWHQLTRI, encoded by the exons TAAGCATGTTTCTCAACACCCTCACGCCCAAGTTTTACGTGGCTCTGACTGGCACTTCCTCCCTCATATCAGGACTCATATTG ATCTTTGAGTGGTGGTATTTCAGGAAATATGGGACATCCTTCATTGAGCAGGTGTCTGTAAGTCACCTGCGCCCCCTGCTGGGAGGAGTGGACAGCAGCTCCCCCACCAATTCCAACACCAGTAATGGGGAGGCTGACTCAAATCGACAAAGTGTGTCCG AATGTAAAGTATGGCGAAATCCTCTGAATTTATTTCGTGGAGCTGAGTATAATCG ATATACGTGGGTAACCGGTCGAGAGCCACTGACGTACTATGACATGAACCTGTCGGCACAAGACCACCAGACCTTCTTCACCTGTGACTCGGACCACCTCCGGCCCGCTGACGCCA TAATGCAGAAGGCGTGGAGAGAGAGGAACCCACAGGCTCGTATCTCTGCAGCACATGAAGCTCTGGAGCTTGAAGA ttGTGCGACAGCATATATCCTCCtggcggaggaggaggccacCACCATCATGGAGGCCGAACGTTTGTTTAAACAGGCACTAAAAGCTGGAGAGAGCTGCTATCGCCGcagccagcagctccagcaTCATGGTACACAGTATGAAGCCCAGCACA GAAGAGACACCAATGTGTTGGTGTATATAAAGAGAAGACTGGCCATGTGCTCCAGAAAGCTCGGCCGAACACGGGAAGCAGTTAAAATGATGAGAGAT ttgtgtgttttccagttaATGAAGGAGTTCCCTCTCCTCAGTATGTTCAAcatccatgagaacctgctggagtCACTACTAGAGCTCCAGAACTACGCTGACGTCCAGGCCGTTCTGGCCAAGTATGACG ATATTAGCTTACCCAAATCTGCAACAATATGCTACACAGCAGCCTTGCTCAAAGCAAGGGCGGTATCAGACAA gttcTCTCCAGAGGCAGCGTCCAGACGAGGGCTGAGCACAGCAGAGATGAATGCAGTAGAAGCCATCCACAGAGCGGTGGAGTTCAACCCTCACGTCCCCAAA tatCTGCTGGAGATGAAGAGTCTGATTCTTCCTCCAGAACACATCTTGAAGCGAGGCGACAGTGAGGCCATCGCCTACGCCTTCTTCCACTTGCAGCACTGGAAAAGGGTGGAGGGGGCGCTCAACCTACTGCACTGTACCTGGGAGGGCA CATTCAGAATGATCCCCTATCCTCTGGAGAAGGGTCACCTGTTCTACCCCTACCCTATCTGCACAGAGACAGCCGACAGAGAGCTGCTACCCA CAGTGTTCCACGAGGTGTCAGTCTACCCGAAGAAGGAGCTGcccttcttcatcctcttcacagCCGGTCTCTGCTCCTTCACCGCCATGCTAGCTCTGCTCACACACCAGTTCCCTGAGCTCATGGGAGTGTTTGCTAAAGCT ttcCTCAGCACGCTGTTTGCTCCTCTGAACTTCATCATGGAGAAGGTGGAGAGCATCCTGCCGTCCAGCCTCTGGCACCAACTCACCCGCATCTGA
- the LOC109624575 gene encoding suppressor of tumorigenicity 7 protein homolog isoform X3 yields MFGTESSLSMFLNTLTPKFYVALTGTSSLISGLILIFEWWYFRKYGTSFIEQVSVSHLRPLLGGVDSSSPTNSNTSNGEADSNRQSVSECKVWRNPLNLFRGAEYNRYTWVTGREPLTYYDMNLSAQDHQTFFTCDSDHLRPADAIMQKAWRERNPQARISAAHEALELEDCATAYILLAEEEATTIMEAERLFKQALKAGESCYRRSQQLQHHGTQYEAQHRRDTNVLVYIKRRLAMCSRKLGRTREAVKMMRDLCVFQLMKEFPLLSMFNIHENLLESLLELQNYADVQAVLAKYDDISLPKSATICYTAALLKARAVSDKFSPEAASRRGLSTAEMNAVEAIHRAVEFNPHVPKYLLEMKSLILPPEHILKRGDSEAIAYAFFHLQHWKRVEGALNLLHCTWEGTFRMIPYPLEKGHLFYPYPICTETADRELLPMFHEVSVYPKKELPFFILFTAGLCSFTAMLALLTHQFPELMGVFAKAFLSTLFAPLNFIMEKVESILPSSLWHQLTRI; encoded by the exons TAAGCATGTTTCTCAACACCCTCACGCCCAAGTTTTACGTGGCTCTGACTGGCACTTCCTCCCTCATATCAGGACTCATATTG ATCTTTGAGTGGTGGTATTTCAGGAAATATGGGACATCCTTCATTGAGCAGGTGTCTGTAAGTCACCTGCGCCCCCTGCTGGGAGGAGTGGACAGCAGCTCCCCCACCAATTCCAACACCAGTAATGGGGAGGCTGACTCAAATCGACAAAGTGTGTCCG AATGTAAAGTATGGCGAAATCCTCTGAATTTATTTCGTGGAGCTGAGTATAATCG ATATACGTGGGTAACCGGTCGAGAGCCACTGACGTACTATGACATGAACCTGTCGGCACAAGACCACCAGACCTTCTTCACCTGTGACTCGGACCACCTCCGGCCCGCTGACGCCA TAATGCAGAAGGCGTGGAGAGAGAGGAACCCACAGGCTCGTATCTCTGCAGCACATGAAGCTCTGGAGCTTGAAGA ttGTGCGACAGCATATATCCTCCtggcggaggaggaggccacCACCATCATGGAGGCCGAACGTTTGTTTAAACAGGCACTAAAAGCTGGAGAGAGCTGCTATCGCCGcagccagcagctccagcaTCATGGTACACAGTATGAAGCCCAGCACA GAAGAGACACCAATGTGTTGGTGTATATAAAGAGAAGACTGGCCATGTGCTCCAGAAAGCTCGGCCGAACACGGGAAGCAGTTAAAATGATGAGAGAT ttgtgtgttttccagttaATGAAGGAGTTCCCTCTCCTCAGTATGTTCAAcatccatgagaacctgctggagtCACTACTAGAGCTCCAGAACTACGCTGACGTCCAGGCCGTTCTGGCCAAGTATGACG ATATTAGCTTACCCAAATCTGCAACAATATGCTACACAGCAGCCTTGCTCAAAGCAAGGGCGGTATCAGACAA gttcTCTCCAGAGGCAGCGTCCAGACGAGGGCTGAGCACAGCAGAGATGAATGCAGTAGAAGCCATCCACAGAGCGGTGGAGTTCAACCCTCACGTCCCCAAA tatCTGCTGGAGATGAAGAGTCTGATTCTTCCTCCAGAACACATCTTGAAGCGAGGCGACAGTGAGGCCATCGCCTACGCCTTCTTCCACTTGCAGCACTGGAAAAGGGTGGAGGGGGCGCTCAACCTACTGCACTGTACCTGGGAGGGCA CATTCAGAATGATCCCCTATCCTCTGGAGAAGGGTCACCTGTTCTACCCCTACCCTATCTGCACAGAGACAGCCGACAGAGAGCTGCTACCCA TGTTCCACGAGGTGTCAGTCTACCCGAAGAAGGAGCTGcccttcttcatcctcttcacagCCGGTCTCTGCTCCTTCACCGCCATGCTAGCTCTGCTCACACACCAGTTCCCTGAGCTCATGGGAGTGTTTGCTAAAGCT ttcCTCAGCACGCTGTTTGCTCCTCTGAACTTCATCATGGAGAAGGTGGAGAGCATCCTGCCGTCCAGCCTCTGGCACCAACTCACCCGCATCTGA
- the LOC109624575 gene encoding suppressor of tumorigenicity 7 protein homolog isoform X5: MFGTESSLSMFLNTLTPKFYVALTGTSSLISGLILIFEWWYFRKYGTSFIEQVSVSHLRPLLGGVDSSSPTNSNTSNGEADSNRQSVSECKVWRNPLNLFRGAEYNRYTWVTGREPLTYYDMNLSAQDHQTFFTCDSDHLRPADAIMQKAWRERNPQARISAAHEALELEDCATAYILLAEEEATTIMEAERLFKQALKAGESCYRRSQQLQHHGTQYEAQHRRDTNVLVYIKRRLAMCSRKLGRTREAVKMMRDLMKEFPLLSMFNIHENLLESLLELQNYADVQAVLAKYDDISLPKSATICYTAALLKARAVSDKFSPEAASRRGLSTAEMNAVEAIHRAVEFNPHVPKYLLEMKSLILPPEHILKRGDSEAIAYAFFHLQHWKRVEGALNLLHCTWEGTFRMIPYPLEKGHLFYPYPICTETADRELLPMFHEVSVYPKKELPFFILFTAGLCSFTAMLALLTHQFPELMGVFAKAFLSTLFAPLNFIMEKVESILPSSLWHQLTRI; this comes from the exons TAAGCATGTTTCTCAACACCCTCACGCCCAAGTTTTACGTGGCTCTGACTGGCACTTCCTCCCTCATATCAGGACTCATATTG ATCTTTGAGTGGTGGTATTTCAGGAAATATGGGACATCCTTCATTGAGCAGGTGTCTGTAAGTCACCTGCGCCCCCTGCTGGGAGGAGTGGACAGCAGCTCCCCCACCAATTCCAACACCAGTAATGGGGAGGCTGACTCAAATCGACAAAGTGTGTCCG AATGTAAAGTATGGCGAAATCCTCTGAATTTATTTCGTGGAGCTGAGTATAATCG ATATACGTGGGTAACCGGTCGAGAGCCACTGACGTACTATGACATGAACCTGTCGGCACAAGACCACCAGACCTTCTTCACCTGTGACTCGGACCACCTCCGGCCCGCTGACGCCA TAATGCAGAAGGCGTGGAGAGAGAGGAACCCACAGGCTCGTATCTCTGCAGCACATGAAGCTCTGGAGCTTGAAGA ttGTGCGACAGCATATATCCTCCtggcggaggaggaggccacCACCATCATGGAGGCCGAACGTTTGTTTAAACAGGCACTAAAAGCTGGAGAGAGCTGCTATCGCCGcagccagcagctccagcaTCATGGTACACAGTATGAAGCCCAGCACA GAAGAGACACCAATGTGTTGGTGTATATAAAGAGAAGACTGGCCATGTGCTCCAGAAAGCTCGGCCGAACACGGGAAGCAGTTAAAATGATGAGAGAT ttaATGAAGGAGTTCCCTCTCCTCAGTATGTTCAAcatccatgagaacctgctggagtCACTACTAGAGCTCCAGAACTACGCTGACGTCCAGGCCGTTCTGGCCAAGTATGACG ATATTAGCTTACCCAAATCTGCAACAATATGCTACACAGCAGCCTTGCTCAAAGCAAGGGCGGTATCAGACAA gttcTCTCCAGAGGCAGCGTCCAGACGAGGGCTGAGCACAGCAGAGATGAATGCAGTAGAAGCCATCCACAGAGCGGTGGAGTTCAACCCTCACGTCCCCAAA tatCTGCTGGAGATGAAGAGTCTGATTCTTCCTCCAGAACACATCTTGAAGCGAGGCGACAGTGAGGCCATCGCCTACGCCTTCTTCCACTTGCAGCACTGGAAAAGGGTGGAGGGGGCGCTCAACCTACTGCACTGTACCTGGGAGGGCA CATTCAGAATGATCCCCTATCCTCTGGAGAAGGGTCACCTGTTCTACCCCTACCCTATCTGCACAGAGACAGCCGACAGAGAGCTGCTACCCA TGTTCCACGAGGTGTCAGTCTACCCGAAGAAGGAGCTGcccttcttcatcctcttcacagCCGGTCTCTGCTCCTTCACCGCCATGCTAGCTCTGCTCACACACCAGTTCCCTGAGCTCATGGGAGTGTTTGCTAAAGCT ttcCTCAGCACGCTGTTTGCTCCTCTGAACTTCATCATGGAGAAGGTGGAGAGCATCCTGCCGTCCAGCCTCTGGCACCAACTCACCCGCATCTGA
- the LOC109624575 gene encoding suppressor of tumorigenicity 7 protein homolog isoform X6 translates to MFLNTLTPKFYVALTGTSSLISGLILIFEWWYFRKYGTSFIEQVSVSHLRPLLGGVDSSSPTNSNTSNGEADSNRQSVSECKVWRNPLNLFRGAEYNRYTWVTGREPLTYYDMNLSAQDHQTFFTCDSDHLRPADAIMQKAWRERNPQARISAAHEALELEDCATAYILLAEEEATTIMEAERLFKQALKAGESCYRRSQQLQHHGTQYEAQHRRDTNVLVYIKRRLAMCSRKLGRTREAVKMMRDLMKEFPLLSMFNIHENLLESLLELQNYADVQAVLAKYDDISLPKSATICYTAALLKARAVSDKFSPEAASRRGLSTAEMNAVEAIHRAVEFNPHVPKYLLEMKSLILPPEHILKRGDSEAIAYAFFHLQHWKRVEGALNLLHCTWEGTFRMIPYPLEKGHLFYPYPICTETADRELLPTVFHEVSVYPKKELPFFILFTAGLCSFTAMLALLTHQFPELMGVFAKAFLSTLFAPLNFIMEKVESILPSSLWHQLTRI, encoded by the exons ATGTTTCTCAACACCCTCACGCCCAAGTTTTACGTGGCTCTGACTGGCACTTCCTCCCTCATATCAGGACTCATATTG ATCTTTGAGTGGTGGTATTTCAGGAAATATGGGACATCCTTCATTGAGCAGGTGTCTGTAAGTCACCTGCGCCCCCTGCTGGGAGGAGTGGACAGCAGCTCCCCCACCAATTCCAACACCAGTAATGGGGAGGCTGACTCAAATCGACAAAGTGTGTCCG AATGTAAAGTATGGCGAAATCCTCTGAATTTATTTCGTGGAGCTGAGTATAATCG ATATACGTGGGTAACCGGTCGAGAGCCACTGACGTACTATGACATGAACCTGTCGGCACAAGACCACCAGACCTTCTTCACCTGTGACTCGGACCACCTCCGGCCCGCTGACGCCA TAATGCAGAAGGCGTGGAGAGAGAGGAACCCACAGGCTCGTATCTCTGCAGCACATGAAGCTCTGGAGCTTGAAGA ttGTGCGACAGCATATATCCTCCtggcggaggaggaggccacCACCATCATGGAGGCCGAACGTTTGTTTAAACAGGCACTAAAAGCTGGAGAGAGCTGCTATCGCCGcagccagcagctccagcaTCATGGTACACAGTATGAAGCCCAGCACA GAAGAGACACCAATGTGTTGGTGTATATAAAGAGAAGACTGGCCATGTGCTCCAGAAAGCTCGGCCGAACACGGGAAGCAGTTAAAATGATGAGAGAT ttaATGAAGGAGTTCCCTCTCCTCAGTATGTTCAAcatccatgagaacctgctggagtCACTACTAGAGCTCCAGAACTACGCTGACGTCCAGGCCGTTCTGGCCAAGTATGACG ATATTAGCTTACCCAAATCTGCAACAATATGCTACACAGCAGCCTTGCTCAAAGCAAGGGCGGTATCAGACAA gttcTCTCCAGAGGCAGCGTCCAGACGAGGGCTGAGCACAGCAGAGATGAATGCAGTAGAAGCCATCCACAGAGCGGTGGAGTTCAACCCTCACGTCCCCAAA tatCTGCTGGAGATGAAGAGTCTGATTCTTCCTCCAGAACACATCTTGAAGCGAGGCGACAGTGAGGCCATCGCCTACGCCTTCTTCCACTTGCAGCACTGGAAAAGGGTGGAGGGGGCGCTCAACCTACTGCACTGTACCTGGGAGGGCA CATTCAGAATGATCCCCTATCCTCTGGAGAAGGGTCACCTGTTCTACCCCTACCCTATCTGCACAGAGACAGCCGACAGAGAGCTGCTACCCA CAGTGTTCCACGAGGTGTCAGTCTACCCGAAGAAGGAGCTGcccttcttcatcctcttcacagCCGGTCTCTGCTCCTTCACCGCCATGCTAGCTCTGCTCACACACCAGTTCCCTGAGCTCATGGGAGTGTTTGCTAAAGCT ttcCTCAGCACGCTGTTTGCTCCTCTGAACTTCATCATGGAGAAGGTGGAGAGCATCCTGCCGTCCAGCCTCTGGCACCAACTCACCCGCATCTGA
- the LOC109624575 gene encoding suppressor of tumorigenicity 7 protein homolog isoform X1 has protein sequence MFGTESSLSMFLNTLTPKFYVALTGTSSLISGLILIFEWWYFRKYGTSFIEQVSVSHLRPLLGGVDSSSPTNSNTSNGEADSNRQSVSECKVWRNPLNLFRGAEYNRYTWVTGREPLTYYDMNLSAQDHQTFFTCDSDHLRPADAIMQKAWRERNPQARISAAHEALELEDCATAYILLAEEEATTIMEAERLFKQALKAGESCYRRSQQLQHHGTQYEAQHRRDTNVLVYIKRRLAMCSRKLGRTREAVKMMRDLMKEFPLLSMFNIHENLLESLLELQNYADVQAVLAKYDDISLPKSATICYTAALLKARAVSDKFSPEAASRRGLSTAEMNAVEAIHRAVEFNPHVPKYLLEMKSLILPPEHILKRGDSEAIAYAFFHLQHWKRVEGALNLLHCTWEGTFRMIPYPLEKGHLFYPYPICTETADRELLPMEAVFHEVSVYPKKELPFFILFTAGLCSFTAMLALLTHQFPELMGVFAKAFLSTLFAPLNFIMEKVESILPSSLWHQLTRI, from the exons TAAGCATGTTTCTCAACACCCTCACGCCCAAGTTTTACGTGGCTCTGACTGGCACTTCCTCCCTCATATCAGGACTCATATTG ATCTTTGAGTGGTGGTATTTCAGGAAATATGGGACATCCTTCATTGAGCAGGTGTCTGTAAGTCACCTGCGCCCCCTGCTGGGAGGAGTGGACAGCAGCTCCCCCACCAATTCCAACACCAGTAATGGGGAGGCTGACTCAAATCGACAAAGTGTGTCCG AATGTAAAGTATGGCGAAATCCTCTGAATTTATTTCGTGGAGCTGAGTATAATCG ATATACGTGGGTAACCGGTCGAGAGCCACTGACGTACTATGACATGAACCTGTCGGCACAAGACCACCAGACCTTCTTCACCTGTGACTCGGACCACCTCCGGCCCGCTGACGCCA TAATGCAGAAGGCGTGGAGAGAGAGGAACCCACAGGCTCGTATCTCTGCAGCACATGAAGCTCTGGAGCTTGAAGA ttGTGCGACAGCATATATCCTCCtggcggaggaggaggccacCACCATCATGGAGGCCGAACGTTTGTTTAAACAGGCACTAAAAGCTGGAGAGAGCTGCTATCGCCGcagccagcagctccagcaTCATGGTACACAGTATGAAGCCCAGCACA GAAGAGACACCAATGTGTTGGTGTATATAAAGAGAAGACTGGCCATGTGCTCCAGAAAGCTCGGCCGAACACGGGAAGCAGTTAAAATGATGAGAGAT ttaATGAAGGAGTTCCCTCTCCTCAGTATGTTCAAcatccatgagaacctgctggagtCACTACTAGAGCTCCAGAACTACGCTGACGTCCAGGCCGTTCTGGCCAAGTATGACG ATATTAGCTTACCCAAATCTGCAACAATATGCTACACAGCAGCCTTGCTCAAAGCAAGGGCGGTATCAGACAA gttcTCTCCAGAGGCAGCGTCCAGACGAGGGCTGAGCACAGCAGAGATGAATGCAGTAGAAGCCATCCACAGAGCGGTGGAGTTCAACCCTCACGTCCCCAAA tatCTGCTGGAGATGAAGAGTCTGATTCTTCCTCCAGAACACATCTTGAAGCGAGGCGACAGTGAGGCCATCGCCTACGCCTTCTTCCACTTGCAGCACTGGAAAAGGGTGGAGGGGGCGCTCAACCTACTGCACTGTACCTGGGAGGGCA CATTCAGAATGATCCCCTATCCTCTGGAGAAGGGTCACCTGTTCTACCCCTACCCTATCTGCACAGAGACAGCCGACAGAGAGCTGCTACCCA TGGAAGCAGTGTTCCACGAGGTGTCAGTCTACCCGAAGAAGGAGCTGcccttcttcatcctcttcacagCCGGTCTCTGCTCCTTCACCGCCATGCTAGCTCTGCTCACACACCAGTTCCCTGAGCTCATGGGAGTGTTTGCTAAAGCT ttcCTCAGCACGCTGTTTGCTCCTCTGAACTTCATCATGGAGAAGGTGGAGAGCATCCTGCCGTCCAGCCTCTGGCACCAACTCACCCGCATCTGA
- the LOC109624575 gene encoding suppressor of tumorigenicity 7 protein homolog isoform X4: MFGTESSLSMFLNTLTPKFYVALTGTSSLISGLILIFEWWYFRKYGTSFIEQVSVSHLRPLLGGVDSSSPTNSNTSNGEADSNRQSVSECKVWRNPLNLFRGAEYNRYTWVTGREPLTYYDMNLSAQDHQTFFTCDSDHLRPADAIMQKAWRERNPQARISAAHEALELEDCATAYILLAEEEATTIMEAERLFKQALKAGESCYRRSQQLQHHGTQYEAQHRRDTNVLVYIKRRLAMCSRKLGRTREAVKMMRDLMKEFPLLSMFNIHENLLESLLELQNYADVQAVLAKYDDISLPKSATICYTAALLKARAVSDKFSPEAASRRGLSTAEMNAVEAIHRAVEFNPHVPKYLLEMKSLILPPEHILKRGDSEAIAYAFFHLQHWKRVEGALNLLHCTWEGTFRMIPYPLEKGHLFYPYPICTETADRELLPTVFHEVSVYPKKELPFFILFTAGLCSFTAMLALLTHQFPELMGVFAKAFLSTLFAPLNFIMEKVESILPSSLWHQLTRI, encoded by the exons TAAGCATGTTTCTCAACACCCTCACGCCCAAGTTTTACGTGGCTCTGACTGGCACTTCCTCCCTCATATCAGGACTCATATTG ATCTTTGAGTGGTGGTATTTCAGGAAATATGGGACATCCTTCATTGAGCAGGTGTCTGTAAGTCACCTGCGCCCCCTGCTGGGAGGAGTGGACAGCAGCTCCCCCACCAATTCCAACACCAGTAATGGGGAGGCTGACTCAAATCGACAAAGTGTGTCCG AATGTAAAGTATGGCGAAATCCTCTGAATTTATTTCGTGGAGCTGAGTATAATCG ATATACGTGGGTAACCGGTCGAGAGCCACTGACGTACTATGACATGAACCTGTCGGCACAAGACCACCAGACCTTCTTCACCTGTGACTCGGACCACCTCCGGCCCGCTGACGCCA TAATGCAGAAGGCGTGGAGAGAGAGGAACCCACAGGCTCGTATCTCTGCAGCACATGAAGCTCTGGAGCTTGAAGA ttGTGCGACAGCATATATCCTCCtggcggaggaggaggccacCACCATCATGGAGGCCGAACGTTTGTTTAAACAGGCACTAAAAGCTGGAGAGAGCTGCTATCGCCGcagccagcagctccagcaTCATGGTACACAGTATGAAGCCCAGCACA GAAGAGACACCAATGTGTTGGTGTATATAAAGAGAAGACTGGCCATGTGCTCCAGAAAGCTCGGCCGAACACGGGAAGCAGTTAAAATGATGAGAGAT ttaATGAAGGAGTTCCCTCTCCTCAGTATGTTCAAcatccatgagaacctgctggagtCACTACTAGAGCTCCAGAACTACGCTGACGTCCAGGCCGTTCTGGCCAAGTATGACG ATATTAGCTTACCCAAATCTGCAACAATATGCTACACAGCAGCCTTGCTCAAAGCAAGGGCGGTATCAGACAA gttcTCTCCAGAGGCAGCGTCCAGACGAGGGCTGAGCACAGCAGAGATGAATGCAGTAGAAGCCATCCACAGAGCGGTGGAGTTCAACCCTCACGTCCCCAAA tatCTGCTGGAGATGAAGAGTCTGATTCTTCCTCCAGAACACATCTTGAAGCGAGGCGACAGTGAGGCCATCGCCTACGCCTTCTTCCACTTGCAGCACTGGAAAAGGGTGGAGGGGGCGCTCAACCTACTGCACTGTACCTGGGAGGGCA CATTCAGAATGATCCCCTATCCTCTGGAGAAGGGTCACCTGTTCTACCCCTACCCTATCTGCACAGAGACAGCCGACAGAGAGCTGCTACCCA CAGTGTTCCACGAGGTGTCAGTCTACCCGAAGAAGGAGCTGcccttcttcatcctcttcacagCCGGTCTCTGCTCCTTCACCGCCATGCTAGCTCTGCTCACACACCAGTTCCCTGAGCTCATGGGAGTGTTTGCTAAAGCT ttcCTCAGCACGCTGTTTGCTCCTCTGAACTTCATCATGGAGAAGGTGGAGAGCATCCTGCCGTCCAGCCTCTGGCACCAACTCACCCGCATCTGA